The Erpetoichthys calabaricus chromosome 16, fErpCal1.3, whole genome shotgun sequence sequence AGCTCTCTATAACACTACAGTTAACCAGATCTTGTTCCACATTTGACAGCTTCAGTATGGTAGAACTTTTGTacattttggttcttttttttttgtctgccttTGTTGAAGTCATCTTATATTAGGATTCTGCAGTGCATATCAGATTACAGAAGCAGCATATCTGAGCAGAAACAAATTACACAAAGCATGTTGCCAAGATAGGCTCTAGGGactttagaaaatgggtggataatTTATTGTAGTCAGCTATAATGAAGGATATTTTCTAAAGATGTAACTCCAAATGCCAACAACGCATCTAATGCTGCCGGCAAAAAAGTGATCTATTAAACTAAAGCTCACAGAATtcatcaaatttatttttataactgttgtgatttaaaattagtaataataacTGGCTCCTACATAATGTGttcttatgaaataaaaaaaaatctgcttcacTGATGAAAGTGTTGCCTAAATAGATATATCTGGCAGCTCCAGTTTGGCTTAGTACGATGAAGTGTGTACGTGTGGGTGGTGTTGCACAGCAATGGAGTGGTACCCTGTTTCAGGGTGGCTCCTGCCATTCATTCAATGTGTGTTTGAGCTCAGGGTCCACACAACTGAAATGCGGGATGACCTGAGTTGAGTTAATGGATGTACAGAGAGCataaatcaatcaatcccagGGCAGCATCATGGCACCGAGGGTAGTGTCACTAACAGGCGGTGTAAGTTTCAGGTTTCATTTCAGACTGAGGTGTCCTTTGGGGAGTTTGATTAAATGCCTTTCGTGACTCAAGACTCTTCTCACAATCTAAAGACAAGCTGTCGCCTGTGCTGGATGACATGACTGTATGACCAACTAGCATTCTGTATGGGAGAAATCCTGCCAAAATTTGCTCTGGCTCCTTGGTAACTTAGTCAAGcatgaaaaatacacacagataaaAGAGTAAACtggtaatgttttaaaaatcattcaaCATACGACTGAGGACACTCCTCTTGGCAACAATTAGCACATTTAGTAGCGCTTCAATAACCCAATTATTCACGGAAACGTGATTTCTAAAATGTCACGTGAACCTTCAATTCAGTTAGAGAAATTTGAGTTATTGGCTTCTGAGAAACCTGGCTAACAGAGGTGGATTTCCCCACAAATAATTTGATTACGTGTCCCAGTAAACCCTTGACCGGGTTACCGTGAAGGATTTTGTGGTCAGTGCATGTCCGTTGCACTCTGTGTATGTATTTGCTTCACACATGCTTTCAGCAGAAATGGGTAGAAgtgattacaaaatatatttccaGAGGTAAATGTTCGAGTGTTTGCATCATTCTGTCTCCTGTCTTAATATTTCTTTATGTTGATGAACTAAACATACAAACAGCAGGAGGCTAACAGGTAAAAAGTAACAAACATTACATAgtccgattactttttaaagtaacaggtaATCTCACGCATatgttcttcatcttcttcattcggctgctcccgttaggggttgtcacagcggatcatcttcttccatatctttctgtcctctgcatcttgttctgttacacccatcacctgcatgtcctctcaccacatccataaacctttgcttaggtcttcctctttttctcttggcctggcagctctatccttagcatccttctcccaatatttacccagcatctctcctctgcacatgtccaaatcaacgccatctcacctctctgactttgtctcccagcttgagttgaccctctaatgtcctcatttctaatcctgtccatcctcgtcacacccaatgcaaatcttagcatctttaactctgccacctccagctctgtctcctgtgccagcgtctccaacccatataacatacagtagctggtctcactaccgtcctgtagaccttccctttcactcttgctgatacccgtctgtcacaaattactcctgacactcttctccacccattccaccctgcctgcactctcttttacctctcttctacaatccccgttactctgtactgttgatcccaagtatttaaactcatccaccttcgccaactctactccctgcattctcacaattccactgacctccctctcattcacacatgtattctctcttggtgatcctactgaccttcattcctctcctctccagagcatatctccacctctccaaggtctcctcacctgctccctactatcactacagattacaatgtcatcagcaaacatcacagtccacggggactcctgtccaatctcgtctgtcaacctgtccatcaccattgcaaataagaaagggctcagagccgatccctgatgtaatcctacctccatcgctcctactgcagacctcaccactgtctcacttccctcatacatatcctatacaactcttccgtacttctctgccactcctgacttcctcatacaataccacaactcctatctagacaccctgtcatatgctttatcCAGGTCAActaagacgcaatgcaactccttctggccttctctaaacttctccatcaacatcctcagagcaaacatcacatctgtggtgctttttcttggcatgaaaccacactgctgctcactaatcatcacctcacttcttaaccgagcttccactactatttcccataacttcatgctgtggctcatcagttttattcccctgtactTACTGCAGTTACTGAAGAAAaaacacctgcattattattattccagcagcaacgGGTTTAAGGCAAAAAACACACGTCACGGGACCTTTGCAGGGGTCAATTGCacaaccaagcagaaaagagtttgcCTCGTGcattccagtaacagaaacctataaataaagcctttataaaacacaagaaaatgatcacaggcgTCATGTTTACTTTCACATTCAAGGTGGCCGATGATaatgatgtttaactcttttttggcATAGTTTAATGACGTTGGGGAGTTTTCCAAaaagagaactccagaagattatttgtgcatgtaaatgcggattattaagaaaccaggtCTCTGCCCTAAttgggttattcaccttaacccgAATACATGTGTGCAAGTAAACATGTTCCTCGTTATATCCACCTGTCGTTTTCACCGATGTGAGAATACGCCATTTGGTGAACACTCATTTGGACATTAGAAATGGCGACGTTTACTTTAGCATGTACATTAAACTTCATTGTTTCCTATTACGGCACCAACTACCACAAAATTCAGAGAAAGTTCCGATGCAAATAATACACACAAACATGAGGCAGGATTTAAAAAGCCCAAATTTCATATTCACATATTCTAAAGAGCACTGGAAAATTATTCTTCCTTTCCCCTGTCTCTCTGATTACACCCCAGCTGCTAAGTTTCCAGTTTTAGCCTTCTAACATACGGCATACATGCTTACGTCCAGTCTTGTAGTATTAACTATCGGAAGCAGCCTCGGCGAGCTACCTACCTGAATTCTTATCTGGCAGTCTGTTCATCCTCCATACAACTGCTTTAAATGCCTGCTCATATTTGGCCGTTCCCAATGTCACCCTCATTACTGGCTCTGATCCTGAAACACTAGAGGAGCCAAAGCTTGCTCCCTTGTTCATTTTAGCTTTTAAAGACTTTTCTCCCATGACGCTCTCCCGTCGGAAATTTTTCACCCAGCTGGCAGGGACCGGGTAGCGGATCATCACATTTTCGCAAGGTATCAGGGTCAGTGGGTCCCGATTGGATGAAAACCCGGTGGACATTACTAGCCACGACTGCAATTCGACCTCAGCCCCGTTAATAGTGGCTACCGTCCTGAGACTAAAAGGCAGCGATTTTTCTGCGAACGCAGTCCGGAAGTGCATTAATTCAAACCACTGGGCCCTTGGAGGATTGAAAGCAATAGTCCTTGTGTTGTGAAATTCCTGTTCCTCCACACACTGGTGAAAATGACAGTCTCTGAGTTTTATCCACCTTGTTGTGCTGTTTGGAATGATGTCGTGTCTTGAAACCACCTCATTTCCCTTCACTTGAATATCGTTGAAGCCAATCTTACAAAGTGGAGTACCAGAAATGAAAGCCAAGGCACTAATGTGAGTCAAGACTGAATGGCGTAAAATTCTGCTGTCGTTCTTGGAGACCATACCGCAAAACTCATCTCTAACTTCCACCGATATCTCCTCCTCAGAGTACGTCGTAAGGAAATCCACATCCCGGGGCAAGTGCATTAATGTTTTGTGAACAGCTATCCTAAAACTCTGGAAATCTTCGTAATTAAGTGTGCCAAGTTTAATCAGCTGCTCTTTCACAGGAGCGTGAATCACTGCAGGCTTTGGATGgtacttctttttttccttatagGTTACATGATCTATCCTTACAGTGTGGATCCTCCCGTTCTCATCGTAATTCTGCAGCTTTGGCTCAGAGAGTTCATGGCTGGCCTCAAGCTGAAGCTCTTTGAAAGGCTTCTCCATTCCCTTTTCATAGTAAAGCTGCAAGCAAGCACTATCCGTAAGTTTTACAAATATTGGCCCCCAGTGTCTAGATGACATGATATTCTTTCTTTCAGGTATTCTTAACATCATTGGCCAGCCATCTTTAGGTTGTGTGTATGAGATTTCAAACGGAACTTCATCTAACTCATCAGTGATGACTGAGTCGTCTGGTAATGGAAGGTCCTGCTCATCCAGAACAGAAATCTGAAGTTGTTTGAGATGCTCCAAAGTTTCATTTCTCGGAGGATATTTGAACATACCTTCATTGTTCATGTCGAATGTTGGAGAAAACTGAATTAAGGAATTTGTTTTACCATCTGCTTCCTCAATGAGAAAGGGAGAGCTGAATGCAAAGACTTGAGTGTTCTCTGAGTTGGTTCCATTACTCTGAGATATGTCAACAAGAGGAGGACCTGGCTGGTCAAAGTAGGCACTAAAAGGGTTAATGGGCGAGGGTTGAACATGGGAAAGCTCTTCATctaaaaatggattttttttcttggatgGTGTTTTTGCTTCAGAAAAGGGGCTATCAAGGAAAGAGGGAGATTCGTTTTTTTCAGGAGTCCAGTCCAGAAGATTGATGCTCACCTCTTTCTTGGTTGAACTGCCATCAGAAACAATCAAATTGCTGTTTGCATCCTGAACGGTAGTGAGGCAGACATTGTCAAGCTTAATCACTGAGGGCTTTGGTGAA is a genomic window containing:
- the ston2 gene encoding stonin-2 isoform X1, yielding MTPESKMKSNTERLGWVSFDDEPVATSKVQKPDGSHSLPQSASGLPVQQNVELSTASSSVSTKKDMPSTWIQFDDSPWTSSHPIEPPCPKDSLATNQNQSINFWSPVPPSERSWSAHSEDPSCTDMQSVNTDDHQSSGLSRTDSPNSSVFQEDEDVSMEAGSSAQSSKSVNGQMARNTARFASWVTFDDDDDDLSLHSSPKPSVIKLDNVCLTTVQDANSNLIVSDGSSTKKEVSINLLDWTPEKNESPSFLDSPFSEAKTPSKKKNPFLDEELSHVQPSPINPFSAYFDQPGPPLVDISQSNGTNSENTQVFAFSSPFLIEEADGKTNSLIQFSPTFDMNNEGMFKYPPRNETLEHLKQLQISVLDEQDLPLPDDSVITDELDEVPFEISYTQPKDGWPMMLRIPERKNIMSSRHWGPIFVKLTDSACLQLYYEKGMEKPFKELQLEASHELSEPKLQNYDENGRIHTVRIDHVTYKEKKKYHPKPAVIHAPVKEQLIKLGTLNYEDFQSFRIAVHKTLMHLPRDVDFLTTYSEEEISVEVRDEFCGMVSKNDSRILRHSVLTHISALAFISGTPLCKIGFNDIQVKGNEVVSRHDIIPNSTTRWIKLRDCHFHQCVEEQEFHNTRTIAFNPPRAQWFELMHFRTAFAEKSLPFSLRTVATINGAEVELQSWLVMSTGFSSNRDPLTLIPCENVMIRYPVPASWVKNFRRESVMGEKSLKAKMNKGASFGSSSVSGSEPVMRVTLGTAKYEQAFKAVVWRMNRLPDKNSASGHPHSFFCHLELGSDREVPATFTQYLDVEFDMPACSASRATVRSLSVGEKPEVKKWVSYKAHYTCQIEMDYKSVHVQDKEDGLQPERLAGCSQQ
- the ston2 gene encoding stonin-2 isoform X2, whose translation is MTPESKMKSNTERLGWVSFDDEPVATSKVQKPDGSHSLPQSASGLPVQQNVELSTASSSVSTKKDMPSTWIQFDDSPWTSSHPIEPPCPKDSLATNQNQSINFWSPVPPSERSWSAHSEDPSCTDMQSVNTDDHQSSGLSRTDSPNSSVFQEDEDVSMEAGSSAQSSKSVNGQMARNTARFASWVTFDDDDDDLSLHSSPKPSVIKLDNVCLTTVQDANSNLIVSDGSSTKKEVSINLLDWTPEKNESPSFLDSPFSEAKTPSKKKNPFLDEELSHVQPSPINPFSAYFDQPGPPLVDISQSNGTNSENTQVFAFSSPFLIEEADGKTNSLIQFSPTFDMNNEGMFKYPPRNETLEHLKQLQISVLDEQDLPLPDDSVITDELDEVPFEISYTQPKDGWPMMLRIPERKNIMSSRHWGPIFVKLTDSACLQLYYEKGMEKPFKELQLEASHELSEPKLQNYDENGRIHTVRIDHVTYKEKKKYHPKPAVIHAPVKEQLIKLGTLNYEDFQSFRIAVHKTLMHLPRDVDFLTTYSEEEISVEVRDEFCGMVSKNDSRILRHSVLTHISALAFISGTPLCKIGFNDIQVKGNEVVSRHDIIPNSTTRWIKLRDCHFHQCVEEQEFHNTRTIAFNPPRAQWFELMHFRTAFAEKSLPFSLRTVATINGAEVELQSWLVMSTGFSSNRDPLTLIPCENVMIRYPVPASWVKNFRRESVMGEKSLKAKMNKGASFGSSSVSGSEPVMRVTLGTAKYEQAFKAVVWRMNRLPDKNSD
- the ston2 gene encoding stonin-2 isoform X3 gives rise to the protein MEAGSSAQSSKSVNGQMARNTARFASWVTFDDDDDDLSLHSSPKPSVIKLDNVCLTTVQDANSNLIVSDGSSTKKEVSINLLDWTPEKNESPSFLDSPFSEAKTPSKKKNPFLDEELSHVQPSPINPFSAYFDQPGPPLVDISQSNGTNSENTQVFAFSSPFLIEEADGKTNSLIQFSPTFDMNNEGMFKYPPRNETLEHLKQLQISVLDEQDLPLPDDSVITDELDEVPFEISYTQPKDGWPMMLRIPERKNIMSSRHWGPIFVKLTDSACLQLYYEKGMEKPFKELQLEASHELSEPKLQNYDENGRIHTVRIDHVTYKEKKKYHPKPAVIHAPVKEQLIKLGTLNYEDFQSFRIAVHKTLMHLPRDVDFLTTYSEEEISVEVRDEFCGMVSKNDSRILRHSVLTHISALAFISGTPLCKIGFNDIQVKGNEVVSRHDIIPNSTTRWIKLRDCHFHQCVEEQEFHNTRTIAFNPPRAQWFELMHFRTAFAEKSLPFSLRTVATINGAEVELQSWLVMSTGFSSNRDPLTLIPCENVMIRYPVPASWVKNFRRESVMGEKSLKAKMNKGASFGSSSVSGSEPVMRVTLGTAKYEQAFKAVVWRMNRLPDKNSASGHPHSFFCHLELGSDREVPATFTQYLDVEFDMPACSASRATVRSLSVGEKPEVKKWVSYKAHYTCQIEMDYKSVHVQDKEDGLQPERLAGCSQQ